From the genome of Caloranaerobacter sp. TR13, one region includes:
- a CDS encoding Gfo/Idh/MocA family protein — protein MKTINFAIIGFGSIAKNHVLAVYDANLRFSLPYKLNISHIVTRRPVDIPLNGVKNVLDIEEVFKEESVDFIDICTPNDSHYEIVKKAVKFGKAIYCEKPLASNYKDALKMTNLVEENNIKNSVALMYRFMPAVRLLKRELKRDTIGDIIDFKIRTYHKSYLSEKKKGTWRTLKASGGGALLDLGIHLIDLIHFTLGDIERVDCNTRIYFRDRNEVDEIAYCNLYLKNGIIGSLEVSRIFAERKQTDDYTIFGTKGSIKIDFTNPYEIEIYKYESNSTEIKSVSTTDKIMKYYSDKRSSLGFFQSSHTASLINFTNLIFDNNSSDISAKFKDALKSQRIIEDAYNQLK, from the coding sequence ATGAAAACAATAAACTTTGCAATTATAGGATTTGGAAGTATAGCTAAGAATCATGTATTAGCTGTTTATGATGCCAACTTGCGATTTTCACTGCCATATAAATTAAATATAAGCCATATTGTAACTAGAAGACCAGTAGATATTCCACTTAATGGGGTCAAGAATGTATTAGATATTGAGGAAGTATTTAAAGAGGAAAGTGTCGATTTTATTGATATTTGTACTCCAAATGATTCTCATTACGAAATAGTTAAAAAAGCTGTTAAATTTGGCAAGGCAATTTATTGTGAAAAACCTCTTGCATCAAATTATAAGGATGCATTAAAAATGACCAATTTAGTCGAAGAAAATAATATAAAGAACTCTGTAGCACTAATGTATAGATTTATGCCTGCTGTAAGATTATTAAAAAGAGAGTTAAAAAGAGATACTATTGGAGATATAATAGATTTCAAAATAAGAACATATCATAAAAGTTATTTAAGTGAGAAGAAAAAAGGTACATGGAGAACACTGAAAGCTTCAGGTGGAGGTGCTTTATTAGATTTAGGGATTCATCTCATTGACTTAATTCATTTTACGCTAGGTGATATTGAAAGGGTAGATTGTAATACCAGAATATATTTTAGAGATAGAAATGAAGTAGATGAGATTGCTTATTGTAATTTATATTTAAAAAATGGTATCATTGGAAGTTTAGAGGTTTCGAGGATTTTTGCCGAAAGGAAACAAACAGATGATTATACTATTTTTGGAACTAAAGGTAGTATTAAAATAGATTTTACTAATCCATATGAAATAGAGATATATAAATATGAAAGTAACTCAACAGAAATTAAGTCAGTATCAACCACAGATAAAATTATGAAATATTATTCAGATAAAAGAAGTTCATTAGGGTTTTTTCAAAGCAGTCATACAGCTTCATTAATAAATTTTACAAACCTTATATTTGATAATAACAGTTCAGATATAAGTGCTAAATTCAAAGATGCTTTAAAATCTCAGAGAATAATTGAAGATGCATATAATCAATTAAAATAG
- the fsa gene encoding fructose-6-phosphate aldolase, with protein sequence MLYLLDTANLESIRKAYDLYPMNGVTTNPTIISKEKRNFLDILKDIRKIIGVESMLHVQVISTNAEKMVEEAEYLNQVIGGNLYIKIPVIHEGIKAMKILKNKGIKITATAIFTAQQALMAAKAGAEFVAPYVNRIDNISGNGIGVVTEILQLFEHYNLDSKVLAASFKNVQQVHLVSLAGAHSVTVNPEILDKMLEHPLTDWSVNQFINDWTKVYGKDTLTINVK encoded by the coding sequence ATGCTATATTTATTAGATACTGCAAACTTAGAGTCAATTAGAAAGGCTTATGACTTATATCCTATGAACGGTGTTACTACAAACCCTACAATTATTTCAAAAGAAAAAAGAAATTTTTTAGATATTCTAAAAGATATTAGAAAAATAATAGGCGTAGAGTCAATGTTACATGTACAAGTAATTAGTACAAATGCAGAAAAAATGGTTGAAGAAGCTGAATACTTGAACCAAGTAATAGGTGGGAATTTATATATTAAAATCCCTGTTATCCATGAAGGAATAAAAGCTATGAAAATCCTTAAAAACAAAGGAATAAAAATTACTGCTACAGCAATTTTTACAGCTCAACAGGCTCTAATGGCAGCAAAAGCTGGAGCGGAGTTTGTGGCACCTTATGTTAACAGAATTGATAATATTAGTGGTAATGGTATTGGTGTTGTAACGGAAATCCTTCAATTGTTTGAGCATTATAATTTAGATTCTAAGGTCTTAGCTGCTTCCTTTAAAAACGTTCAACAGGTACATCTAGTTTCTCTTGCTGGAGCACACTCTGTTACTGTAAATCCCGAAATATTAGATAAAATGCTTGAGCATCCCCTTACAGATTGGAGTGTTAACCAATTTATTAATGATTGGACTAAAGTATATGGAAAGGACACGTTAACAATTAATGTAAAATAG
- a CDS encoding PTS fructose-like transporter subunit IIB — protein sequence MKIVAVTACPSGVAHTYMSAEALERAAKARGIDIKVETQGSIGIENKLTMEDIKDADVVILTKDIGLKETERFNGKTIVRVGVSDLVKKSDKVIEKIEAHIKNKHNK from the coding sequence ATGAAAATAGTTGCAGTAACAGCATGCCCATCGGGAGTAGCCCATACCTATATGTCAGCTGAAGCTTTAGAGAGAGCTGCAAAGGCCAGAGGAATAGATATTAAGGTTGAAACTCAAGGTTCTATAGGAATTGAGAACAAGCTAACAATGGAAGATATAAAAGATGCAGATGTAGTTATTTTAACGAAAGACATTGGATTAAAGGAAACAGAAAGATTTAACGGTAAGACAATAGTTAGAGTAGGAGTAAGCGACTTAGTAAAGAAATCAGATAAGGTTATAGAAAAAATTGAGGCTCACATTAAGAACAAACATAATAAGTAA